From one Marinobacter sp. LV10MA510-1 genomic stretch:
- the rplT gene encoding 50S ribosomal protein L20 — MARVKRGVVARRRHKKILKQAKGYYGARSRVYRVAKQAVIKAGQYAYRDRRNRKRAFRALWIARINAGARANGLSYSRLIAGLKKANVEIDRKVLADLAMNEQQTFAAVVEKAKASL, encoded by the coding sequence ATGGCTCGTGTTAAACGTGGTGTGGTTGCACGCCGTCGTCACAAGAAGATTCTAAAGCAGGCTAAAGGTTACTACGGTGCCCGTAGTCGTGTGTACCGCGTTGCCAAGCAAGCGGTTATCAAAGCAGGTCAGTATGCGTACCGTGACCGTCGTAACCGCAAGCGTGCCTTCCGCGCACTGTGGATTGCGCGTATCAACGCCGGTGCCCGTGCCAATGGCTTGTCGTACAGCCGCTTGATCGCTGGCCTGAAAAAGGCCAACGTGGAAATCGACCGTAAAGTTCTGGCCGACCTGGCCATGAACGAGCAGCAAACCTTTGCTGCGGTTGTTGAGAAAGCCAAAGCATCCTTGTGA
- the rpmI gene encoding 50S ribosomal protein L35 translates to MSKMKTKSGAAKRFKKTATGFKHKSSFTSHILTKKSPKRKRQLRGTKLISKADVASVKRMLGV, encoded by the coding sequence ATGTCGAAAATGAAAACGAAAAGTGGAGCGGCCAAGCGGTTTAAGAAAACTGCCACCGGCTTCAAGCACAAGTCGTCCTTCACCAGTCACATCCTGACCAAGAAAAGCCCGAAGCGTAAGCGTCAGCTGCGTGGAACCAAGCTTATCTCCAAGGCTGATGTGGCTTCCGTAAAACGCATGCTCGGAGTTTAG
- the infC gene encoding translation initiation factor IF-3, whose protein sequence is MKQRANRGARTPKAPINENIDATEVRLIDAEGEQVGVVSIAEALRMAEEATLDLVQVTDSDPIVCKIMDYGKKIFDEKKAKAVAKKKQKQTQVKELKFRPGTEEGDYQVKLRNLIRFLEAGDRGKITVRFRGREMAHQEIGMKLMERIEVDMEEMATVEMRPKMEGRQMTMIIAPRKKK, encoded by the coding sequence ATTAAACAGAGAGCGAATCGGGGTGCGCGTACACCAAAGGCGCCAATCAATGAGAACATTGATGCAACTGAAGTCCGTCTGATTGACGCCGAAGGCGAGCAAGTGGGTGTGGTTTCAATCGCAGAAGCCCTCAGGATGGCAGAGGAGGCGACCCTGGATCTGGTGCAAGTGACAGATTCCGATCCGATCGTCTGTAAAATAATGGACTATGGCAAGAAGATCTTCGACGAGAAAAAAGCGAAGGCCGTTGCCAAGAAAAAACAGAAACAGACGCAAGTCAAAGAGCTTAAGTTCCGTCCAGGAACTGAAGAAGGGGATTATCAGGTAAAACTACGCAACCTGATACGTTTCCTTGAAGCCGGGGACCGCGGCAAAATCACTGTTCGCTTCCGTGGCCGTGAGATGGCACACCAGGAAATTGGTATGAAACTCATGGAACGCATAGAAGTGGACATGGAAGAAATGGCAACTGTCGAGATGCGTCCGAAAATGGAAGGCCGCCAGATGACCATGATTATCGCCCCCCGCAAAAAGAAGTAA
- the thrS gene encoding threonine--tRNA ligase: MPVVTLPDGSHRSFAEAVTVHDVAADIGAGLAKAALAGKVDGTLVDTSHLIEHDVQLAIITERDDEGLDVIRHSTAHLLAMAVKELFPEAQVTIGPVIDDGFYYDFKYDRPFTNEDLARIEKRMAELAKQDLPVFRSVMSRSEAVALFSSMGEEYKVRIIEDIPGAEDLSFYRQGDFIDLCRGPHVPSTGKMKAFKLTKVSGAFWRGDTNNEQLQRVYGTAWANKKDLKAYVHRIEEAEKRDHRKVGKKLNLFHMQEEAPGMVFWHPDGWTIYQKMEQYMRDILRRHGYQEIKTPQIVSRSLWEKSGHWDKFKEGMFTTESEKHDFAIKPMNCPCHIQVFNQGLKSHKDLPLRLAEFGSCHRNEASGALHGLMRVRGFTQDDAHIFCEESDIQNEVSKFIDLLHEVYKDFGFTEILYKLSTRPEKRVGSDEVWDKSEAALEQALNREGVKWELLPGEGAFYGPKIEFSLKDCIGRVWQCGTIQVDFSMPGRLGAQYVSDTSERKTPVMLHRAVLGSFERFIGILIEEYEGAFPSWLAPTQVAILNITDNQREYCENLAKKWDSLGFRVNADLRNEKIGFKIREHTINKVPFLVVVGDKEVENNAVAVRTRKGEDLGTLSLEAFEQLLQEDVERKSRTKLEN; this comes from the coding sequence ATGCCCGTAGTAACCCTGCCCGATGGCAGTCACCGCAGTTTCGCCGAAGCCGTCACCGTGCACGACGTTGCCGCCGACATTGGCGCCGGCCTGGCCAAAGCCGCCTTAGCCGGTAAAGTCGACGGCACCCTGGTCGACACCAGTCACCTGATTGAACACGACGTCCAACTCGCCATTATCACCGAGCGCGACGACGAAGGCCTGGACGTTATCCGCCACTCCACCGCCCACCTGCTGGCCATGGCGGTCAAAGAGCTGTTCCCGGAAGCCCAGGTCACCATCGGCCCGGTGATAGACGACGGTTTTTACTACGATTTCAAATACGATCGCCCCTTCACCAACGAAGACCTGGCCCGTATTGAAAAGCGCATGGCCGAACTGGCCAAGCAAGACCTGCCGGTTTTCCGCTCGGTTATGTCCCGCAGCGAAGCGGTAGCGCTGTTCAGCAGCATGGGTGAAGAGTACAAAGTTCGCATAATTGAAGACATTCCCGGCGCAGAAGACCTGTCATTTTACCGCCAGGGTGATTTCATCGACCTGTGCCGCGGCCCCCACGTGCCCAGCACCGGCAAAATGAAAGCATTCAAGCTGACCAAGGTATCCGGTGCCTTCTGGCGTGGCGACACCAACAACGAACAGCTGCAGCGCGTCTACGGCACCGCCTGGGCCAACAAGAAAGACCTGAAAGCCTACGTGCATCGCATCGAAGAAGCCGAAAAGCGCGACCACCGCAAAGTCGGCAAAAAGCTGAACCTGTTCCACATGCAAGAAGAAGCCCCGGGCATGGTGTTCTGGCATCCGGACGGCTGGACCATTTACCAGAAAATGGAACAGTACATGCGCGATATCCTGCGCCGCCACGGTTACCAGGAAATCAAAACGCCTCAGATCGTGTCCCGCTCGCTGTGGGAAAAGTCCGGCCACTGGGACAAATTCAAAGAAGGCATGTTCACCACCGAGTCGGAAAAACACGACTTTGCCATCAAGCCCATGAACTGCCCGTGCCATATCCAGGTATTCAATCAGGGCCTGAAAAGCCACAAAGATCTGCCCCTGCGCCTAGCGGAGTTCGGCTCCTGCCACCGCAACGAAGCGTCCGGTGCCTTGCACGGACTGATGCGCGTGCGCGGCTTTACCCAAGACGACGCTCACATCTTCTGTGAAGAAAGCGACATCCAGAACGAAGTGTCGAAGTTCATCGACCTGCTGCACGAAGTCTACAAAGACTTCGGCTTCACCGAGATTCTGTACAAGTTATCTACCCGCCCCGAAAAGCGCGTAGGTTCTGACGAAGTCTGGGACAAATCCGAAGCCGCACTGGAACAGGCCCTGAACCGCGAAGGCGTGAAATGGGAACTGTTGCCGGGCGAAGGCGCGTTTTATGGCCCGAAAATCGAGTTTTCCCTGAAAGACTGTATCGGTCGGGTATGGCAATGCGGCACCATTCAGGTAGACTTCAGCATGCCGGGCCGTTTGGGCGCACAATATGTGTCGGATACCTCCGAACGCAAAACACCGGTTATGCTGCACCGTGCGGTACTTGGGTCGTTTGAGCGTTTCATCGGTATTCTGATTGAAGAATACGAAGGCGCATTCCCCAGCTGGCTGGCCCCAACACAGGTCGCCATCCTCAATATCACCGATAATCAGCGGGAATATTGCGAGAATCTTGCGAAAAAGTGGGATTCTTTGGGCTTTAGGGTTAATGCTGACTTGAGAAACGAGAAGATCGGCTTTAAAATCCGCGAGCACACAATTAACAAGGTTCCCTTTCTTGTGGTTGTCGGCGACAAAGAAGTCGAGAACAACGCCGTTGCGGTGCGAACCCGCAAAGGTGAAGATTTGGGAACATTATCGCTCGAAGCGTTCGAACAGCTTCTGCAAGAAGATGTTGAACGCAAGAGCAGAACCAAGTTGGAGAATTAA